The proteins below are encoded in one region of Ornithinimicrobium avium:
- a CDS encoding ABC transporter ATP-binding protein has product MTTLTAERLTLGYGARTVVPELDLTVPEGRVTAIVGPNGCGKSTLLRGVSRLLRPKDGRVLLDGQDVHRMPTRQVARSMALLPQHPVVPEGITVGELVGRGRHPHHGLLRRWSREDDEVVAEALEQTRTRHLLTRQVEELSGGQRQRVWIAMVLAQRTDLLLLDEPTSFLDIAHQVEVLDLVRDLSVDRSTTVVMVLHDLAMAARYADHLVAMREGRVVARGTPREVVTAETVCDVFGITCRVLWQEATGDLSVIPLGRHRPVGHVLGTAASPRLAPELEVHR; this is encoded by the coding sequence ATGACCACCCTCACCGCCGAGCGGCTCACGCTGGGCTACGGTGCGCGCACCGTCGTGCCCGAGCTCGACCTGACCGTCCCCGAGGGCCGGGTGACCGCGATCGTCGGCCCCAACGGGTGCGGCAAGTCCACCCTGCTGCGCGGCGTCTCCAGACTGCTGCGGCCGAAGGACGGACGGGTCCTGCTCGACGGGCAGGACGTGCACCGGATGCCGACCCGGCAGGTCGCGCGATCGATGGCCCTGCTGCCCCAGCACCCGGTCGTGCCCGAGGGCATCACCGTCGGCGAGCTCGTCGGGCGCGGGCGGCACCCGCACCACGGGCTGCTGCGCCGCTGGAGCCGCGAGGACGACGAGGTCGTCGCCGAGGCCCTGGAGCAGACCCGCACCCGGCACCTCCTCACCCGCCAGGTCGAGGAGCTGTCCGGCGGCCAGCGCCAGCGGGTGTGGATCGCGATGGTCCTCGCCCAGCGCACCGATCTGCTGCTGCTCGACGAGCCGACCAGCTTCCTCGACATCGCCCACCAGGTCGAGGTCCTCGACCTGGTCCGCGACCTGTCCGTCGACCGGAGCACCACGGTCGTCATGGTGCTGCACGACCTGGCGATGGCGGCCCGCTACGCCGACCACCTGGTGGCGATGCGGGAGGGCCGCGTCGTGGCACGCGGCACCCCGCGCGAGGTCGTCACCGCCGAGACCGTCTGCGACGTCTTCGGCATCACCTGCCGGGTCCTGTGGCAGGAGGCCACCGGCGACCTGTCCGTCATCCCCCTCGGCCGGCACCGTCCGGTCGGTCACGTCCTGGGCACGGCGGCCTCGCCGCGCCTCGCCCCCGAGCTGGAGGTCCACCGATGA
- a CDS encoding thioesterase family protein: MTADEDHYYVALGEGRYEPTRHTMGAWSEDEQHMAVVTGLLVHNLERHDPRPDLQWGRLTFDILGMIHRSETTVRTRTLRPGRTIELVEAVASAGGRDVVRASAWRLARADTSKVAGAEAEPLPDPTSVPVWHGMSHWGGDFLRTLEFRALDGLRPGRGKVWVSTRHPLVAGEEVSELARWCGMLDVANGIAWRQDPDEWLFPNVDLTLHLHRQPEGPWVGLDTQVSWGPTGIGQSSSAVHDVQGPVGTVEQSLTLRPRSRDVAP; the protein is encoded by the coding sequence ATGACCGCGGACGAGGACCACTACTACGTCGCGCTCGGCGAGGGACGCTACGAGCCGACCCGGCACACGATGGGCGCCTGGAGCGAGGATGAGCAGCACATGGCGGTCGTCACCGGCCTGCTGGTGCACAACCTGGAGCGGCACGACCCGCGCCCGGACCTGCAGTGGGGCCGCCTGACGTTCGACATCCTGGGGATGATCCACCGCTCGGAGACGACCGTGCGGACGCGGACCCTGCGGCCCGGCCGGACCATCGAGCTGGTCGAGGCGGTCGCCAGCGCCGGTGGCCGCGACGTCGTGCGCGCCAGCGCCTGGCGCCTCGCGCGCGCCGACACCTCCAAGGTCGCCGGAGCCGAGGCCGAGCCGTTGCCGGACCCGACCTCGGTGCCGGTCTGGCACGGCATGTCGCACTGGGGCGGCGACTTCCTGCGCACGCTGGAGTTCCGCGCGCTGGACGGGCTGCGCCCCGGCCGCGGCAAGGTGTGGGTCAGCACGCGGCACCCGCTCGTGGCCGGCGAGGAGGTCTCGGAGCTGGCCCGCTGGTGCGGCATGCTCGACGTCGCCAACGGCATCGCCTGGCGCCAGGACCCGGACGAGTGGCTCTTCCCCAACGTCGACCTCACCCTGCACCTGCACCGCCAGCCCGAGGGACCGTGGGTCGGCCTGGACACGCAGGTCTCCTGGGGCCCGACCGGGATCGGCCAGTCCTCCTCCGCCGTGCACGACGTGCAGGGCCCCGTCGGCACGGTGGAGCAGTCGCTGACGCTCCGGCCGCGGAGCCGGGACGTCGCGCCCTGA
- a CDS encoding HoxN/HupN/NixA family nickel/cobalt transporter, with protein MTGTGGQLVDVDRRVLGEQERRSMVLAGLTVLVLHLLGWGSLFLLVAPSRLELGGEAQVFGVALGVTAFALGARHAFDADHIAAIDNTTRRLVGEGRPATTVGFWFSLGHSTVVVALAALVAAGMSTLVRGATDAESTWTAFTSVWGPLVAGVFLLVIAAVNVASLREADGRPGGPVTRILDRVGAHVRTPRQMYVVGLLFGLGFDTATEISLLILAGSAGVAQLPWWAVMTLPVLFAAGMATLDLVEGWVARYAYGWAVEAPGRMRRYNVTVTVLSVLVAGVVGLASLSGALSQWWGWPDPMAWTAAVATDLWGWLLAAVLLAAAAWLALARRRRTR; from the coding sequence GTGACGGGGACAGGTGGACAGCTCGTGGACGTCGACCGGCGGGTGCTGGGCGAGCAGGAACGGCGCAGCATGGTGCTCGCCGGGCTGACCGTCCTGGTGCTGCACCTGCTGGGCTGGGGCAGCCTCTTCCTCCTCGTGGCGCCCTCCCGGCTCGAGCTCGGTGGCGAGGCGCAGGTCTTCGGCGTGGCGCTGGGGGTGACCGCCTTCGCCCTCGGTGCCCGGCACGCCTTCGACGCCGACCACATCGCCGCGATCGACAACACCACCCGCCGGCTGGTCGGCGAGGGACGCCCGGCGACGACCGTCGGCTTCTGGTTCTCCCTGGGCCACTCCACCGTCGTGGTCGCGCTCGCCGCCCTCGTCGCCGCCGGCATGTCCACGCTGGTGCGCGGCGCCACCGACGCGGAGTCCACGTGGACCGCCTTCACCAGCGTCTGGGGGCCGCTGGTCGCCGGCGTCTTCCTCCTCGTCATCGCGGCGGTCAACGTCGCCTCGCTGCGCGAGGCCGACGGCAGGCCCGGCGGGCCGGTCACCCGGATCCTCGACCGCGTCGGCGCACACGTGCGCACCCCGCGGCAGATGTATGTCGTGGGTCTGCTGTTCGGCCTCGGGTTCGACACCGCCACCGAGATCAGCCTGCTGATCCTGGCGGGGTCGGCCGGGGTCGCCCAGCTGCCGTGGTGGGCGGTGATGACCCTGCCGGTCCTCTTCGCCGCCGGGATGGCCACCCTCGACCTGGTCGAGGGGTGGGTGGCGCGCTACGCCTACGGGTGGGCCGTGGAGGCGCCGGGGCGGATGCGCCGCTACAACGTCACCGTGACGGTCCTGTCGGTCCTCGTCGCCGGGGTCGTCGGCCTGGCCTCCCTGTCCGGGGCGCTGTCGCAGTGGTGGGGCTGGCCGGACCCGATGGCGTGGACGGCGGCCGTGGCCACCGACCTGTGGGGCTGGCTGCTCGCCGCCGTGCTGCTCGCGGCGGCCGCCTGGCTGGCGCTCGCGCGCCGTCGGCGCACCCGCTGA
- a CDS encoding DUF2891 family protein — translation MPTTRTPTDAAAWSRVGRAVVGTTYPWSPGHVVMGPEDAHLVPEQLHPSFHGSLDWHSCVHVQWSLVTLLTRYADALDPQERTAVVALLDERLGREHVAVEVDYLRARPAFERPYGWAWAAQLVATLEEAARGGAAPHTGAWAEATAPLGETVADLVLGWLPRQPYPVRHGKHQNDAFALRLLIDAYGRLGREDVVAACRGRALDWFGADTDAPTAWEPGGTDFLSPALTEASLMAHVLPHQRYAAWLAGFLPGLGEGRHEHLLAVPEVRDPADGQYAHLLGLALSRAWQLRELTAYLPGAEDRLREAADAQEAAVLEQIVAGDFMATHWLVSFALLAHGVLEPA, via the coding sequence ATGCCCACCACCCGCACGCCCACCGACGCCGCGGCGTGGAGCCGGGTCGGCCGGGCCGTCGTCGGCACCACCTACCCGTGGTCGCCCGGCCACGTCGTCATGGGACCAGAGGACGCGCACCTCGTCCCCGAGCAGCTGCACCCCAGCTTCCACGGGTCGCTGGACTGGCACTCCTGCGTGCACGTCCAGTGGTCCCTGGTCACCCTCCTCACCAGGTATGCCGACGCGCTGGACCCGCAGGAGCGCACCGCGGTCGTCGCCCTCCTCGACGAGCGCCTCGGCCGCGAGCACGTCGCCGTCGAGGTCGACTACCTGCGCGCCCGGCCCGCCTTCGAGCGGCCCTACGGGTGGGCGTGGGCGGCCCAGCTGGTCGCGACGCTGGAGGAGGCGGCGCGCGGTGGCGCGGCACCGCATACCGGGGCGTGGGCGGAGGCGACCGCCCCCCTCGGCGAGACGGTCGCCGACCTCGTGCTCGGGTGGCTTCCGCGCCAGCCCTACCCGGTGCGGCACGGCAAGCACCAGAACGACGCGTTCGCCCTGCGGCTGCTCATCGACGCCTACGGGCGGCTCGGTCGCGAGGACGTCGTCGCCGCCTGCCGCGGACGGGCGCTGGACTGGTTCGGCGCCGACACCGACGCGCCGACGGCCTGGGAGCCCGGCGGCACCGACTTCCTCAGCCCGGCGCTGACCGAGGCCAGCCTGATGGCGCACGTCCTGCCGCACCAGAGGTATGCCGCGTGGCTCGCCGGCTTCCTGCCCGGCCTCGGCGAGGGGCGCCACGAGCACCTGCTGGCGGTGCCCGAGGTGCGCGACCCGGCCGACGGGCAGTACGCCCACCTCCTGGGCCTGGCGCTCAGCCGCGCGTGGCAGCTGCGCGAGCTGACCGCCTACCTGCCCGGGGCGGAGGACCGGCTGCGGGAGGCGGCGGACGCGCAGGAGGCGGCGGTGCTGGAGCAGATCGTCGCCGGCGACTTCATGGCCACCCACTGGCTGGTGTCCTTCGCGCTGCTGGCGCACGGCGTGCTGGAGCCGGCGTGA
- a CDS encoding siderophore-interacting protein — protein sequence MNAPTTLSAARRTVTRVASRALSSRAATVAVRAAYSRSTAMPLERTEHRCVPGTVIGAADVAPWLRRLTLHVPGLRGYEVQAPDEYVGLVMPRPGTTLPDLSSITGPHPRPVLATMPEEDRPDVRWYTVSDWRPQTAELDVEVVLHPEGEVDEGPGATWVRAAAPGDAVAVQTGTACYHQPADARVQVVAGDETAYPSIAGIIEAARGTDRELHVFLELARADALPALPQPERGSLTLVDRVQTPGEALLVAVRAADLPAVDYGWVCGEQQLAAGVRKHLVGERGLGRTDVYFCAYWILGRARG from the coding sequence ATGAACGCCCCGACCACCCTGTCCGCGGCCCGCCGGACCGTCACCCGCGTCGCGAGCCGGGCGCTCAGCTCACGGGCCGCCACCGTCGCGGTCCGGGCCGCCTACTCGCGCTCGACGGCGATGCCGCTGGAGCGCACCGAGCACCGTTGCGTGCCCGGCACCGTCATCGGCGCCGCCGACGTCGCCCCGTGGCTGCGGCGCCTCACCCTGCACGTCCCGGGACTGCGGGGGTATGAGGTGCAGGCCCCGGACGAGTACGTCGGCCTGGTCATGCCGCGCCCCGGCACCACGCTGCCCGACCTGTCCTCGATCACCGGCCCGCACCCCCGGCCGGTGCTCGCGACGATGCCGGAGGAGGACCGGCCGGACGTGCGCTGGTACACCGTGAGCGACTGGAGGCCGCAGACCGCCGAGCTCGACGTCGAGGTCGTCCTGCACCCCGAGGGGGAGGTCGACGAGGGGCCCGGCGCCACGTGGGTGCGCGCGGCCGCGCCCGGCGACGCGGTCGCCGTCCAGACGGGCACCGCCTGCTACCACCAGCCGGCCGACGCCAGGGTGCAGGTGGTCGCGGGCGACGAGACGGCATACCCCTCGATCGCCGGGATCATCGAGGCTGCCCGTGGCACCGATCGCGAGCTGCACGTCTTCCTCGAGCTCGCGCGCGCGGACGCGCTGCCCGCGCTGCCGCAGCCGGAGCGCGGCAGCCTCACCCTCGTGGACCGCGTGCAGACCCCCGGAGAGGCGCTGCTCGTCGCCGTCCGCGCGGCCGACCTGCCGGCGGTGGACTATGGCTGGGTGTGCGGCGAGCAGCAGCTGGCCGCGGGCGTGCGCAAGCACCTGGTCGGCGAGCGCGGGCTGGGTAGGACGGACGTCTACTTCTGCGCCTACTGGATCCTGGGGCGCGCGCGCGGCTGA
- a CDS encoding S8 family peptidase: protein MVRRTLVAGMSLAALLTPLALAGGAAGASPADPVDRFVLAPRVGAVDPVVLPVGADDDRTVQVMVQLSRPSVSEVQASSGTELSKGQKKQLVKQIKAQQRGVVAAARADGGTVLAQTQHAINGVKVSIARNKVADLAAGADVLAVRPVVVHHLENATAIPFLGVPQVWQDTGYTGEGVKVAIIDTGIDYTHADFGGPGTVDAYEAADATDTAPADPALFGPDAPRVKGGRDFVGDDYDASEPGSVPQPDPNPLDCQGHGSHVAGSTGGSGVLADGSTYEGPYDASTPDTDFLIGPGVAPEVDLYALRVFGCAGSTDVTVEAIDWAVANDMDVINMSLGSDYGYADDSTAIASANAAAAGVVVVASAGNAGHNPYLVGSPSTARGVLSVAAVDPTATYPGVQITLPDGAIPAISANGIIPEDGTAYDVVVLEDIPGTTEDESLGCSVEAFTENGIADGGNQLAVTVRGTCARVARGVFGQQAGAAAVAMINTDPGFPPYEGPILDNPDTGAPYTVTIPFLGVRGVLGPNPTDDGDQLVAADGQPVSMVGQILDNPGYTDSAGFTSGGPRSGDSGLAPNVAAPGVAIESAAVGTGYKGVRMSGTSMAAPMTSGVAALGVQAHPEWTAYEVTGAIISSADRDNVGDYALRITGNGLVDAMQTVTTDTVAFGDKLETGGWESTLNFGFVESAKNFNATKKVTVVNKGTTTQTYRVSTVASPDSLPANVTVSPSRITVKPGRTASVTIKLSARAADVPTSLGGDQWSFHEISGQVRLSADSGELNVPYLMVPRSLAQGDAKGPKLDPAKKATTKVTLVNKGGALPAAMDFYTWGLSDGQDVDYEAMGGQGYDLRAAGVQSFPEDDVMVFAINNWDRWSNAASLEHDVLIDVDGDGVADQAVFALDYGLVTSGSADGMNAVFTMDLATGAMDVYYLATSPTDSSTLLMPVPMSALGVTDGTSFSYEVASFDLAGAGFDVMDGTAVYDPWNKAFDTDGYYTEVAPGASQKLQITADLDAWREQSPLGQMIVVLDNAAGEDEALLLGSGR from the coding sequence GTGGTACGTAGAACACTCGTCGCCGGCATGAGCCTGGCGGCACTCCTCACCCCCCTGGCGCTGGCCGGCGGAGCTGCCGGCGCCTCACCCGCCGACCCCGTGGACCGGTTCGTCCTGGCCCCCCGCGTGGGCGCCGTCGACCCTGTCGTCCTGCCGGTGGGCGCCGACGACGACCGCACCGTCCAGGTGATGGTGCAGCTGTCCCGGCCGTCCGTCTCCGAGGTGCAGGCCAGCAGCGGCACGGAGCTGTCCAAGGGCCAGAAGAAGCAGCTGGTCAAGCAGATCAAGGCCCAGCAGCGCGGCGTCGTCGCCGCGGCGAGGGCCGACGGCGGCACCGTCCTGGCCCAGACCCAGCACGCGATCAACGGCGTCAAGGTCTCGATCGCGCGCAACAAGGTGGCCGACCTGGCCGCGGGCGCGGACGTCCTGGCCGTGCGCCCCGTCGTGGTCCACCACCTCGAGAACGCCACCGCGATCCCCTTCCTCGGGGTGCCGCAGGTGTGGCAGGACACCGGCTACACCGGTGAGGGCGTCAAGGTCGCGATCATCGACACCGGCATCGACTACACGCACGCCGACTTCGGCGGGCCGGGCACGGTCGATGCCTACGAGGCCGCCGACGCGACGGACACCGCGCCCGCCGACCCGGCGCTGTTCGGTCCGGACGCACCGCGCGTCAAGGGCGGCCGGGACTTCGTCGGCGACGACTACGACGCCAGCGAGCCCGGATCGGTGCCGCAGCCCGACCCCAACCCGCTGGACTGCCAGGGGCACGGCTCGCACGTGGCCGGCAGCACCGGCGGCAGCGGCGTGCTGGCGGACGGCAGCACCTACGAGGGGCCCTACGACGCGAGCACCCCCGACACCGACTTCCTCATCGGGCCCGGCGTCGCACCAGAGGTCGACCTCTACGCCCTGCGCGTCTTCGGCTGCGCCGGCTCGACCGACGTGACCGTCGAGGCCATCGACTGGGCCGTCGCGAACGACATGGACGTCATCAACATGTCGCTCGGCTCCGACTACGGCTACGCCGACGACTCCACCGCGATCGCCTCCGCCAACGCGGCGGCCGCGGGCGTGGTCGTCGTGGCCTCGGCCGGCAACGCGGGCCACAACCCCTACCTCGTCGGCTCCCCGTCCACCGCCCGCGGCGTGCTGTCCGTGGCGGCGGTCGATCCGACGGCGACCTACCCGGGCGTGCAGATCACGCTGCCCGATGGCGCCATCCCGGCGATCTCGGCCAACGGAATCATCCCGGAGGACGGCACCGCCTACGACGTGGTCGTCCTGGAGGACATCCCCGGCACCACGGAGGACGAGTCGCTCGGCTGCTCGGTCGAGGCCTTCACCGAGAACGGCATCGCGGATGGCGGCAACCAGCTGGCCGTCACGGTCCGTGGCACCTGCGCCCGGGTGGCGCGCGGAGTCTTCGGCCAGCAGGCCGGAGCCGCTGCCGTCGCGATGATCAACACCGACCCCGGCTTCCCGCCCTACGAGGGCCCGATCCTGGACAACCCGGACACCGGTGCGCCCTACACCGTCACGATCCCGTTCCTGGGCGTGCGCGGCGTGCTCGGCCCGAACCCGACCGACGACGGCGACCAGCTCGTGGCCGCCGACGGCCAGCCCGTCTCGATGGTCGGTCAGATCCTGGACAACCCGGGCTACACCGACTCGGCCGGTTTCACCTCCGGCGGGCCACGCTCCGGCGACAGCGGGCTGGCCCCCAACGTCGCCGCGCCGGGCGTCGCGATCGAGTCTGCCGCCGTCGGGACCGGCTACAAGGGCGTGCGGATGTCCGGCACCTCGATGGCCGCCCCGATGACCTCCGGCGTCGCCGCGCTCGGCGTCCAGGCGCACCCGGAGTGGACCGCCTACGAGGTCACCGGCGCGATCATCAGCAGCGCCGACCGCGACAACGTCGGCGACTACGCGCTGAGGATCACCGGCAACGGCCTGGTCGACGCCATGCAGACGGTCACCACCGACACCGTCGCCTTCGGCGACAAGCTGGAGACGGGTGGCTGGGAGAGCACTCTCAACTTCGGCTTCGTGGAGTCGGCGAAGAACTTCAACGCCACCAAGAAGGTGACGGTGGTCAACAAGGGCACGACGACGCAGACCTACCGCGTCAGCACCGTCGCGTCGCCGGACAGCCTCCCCGCGAACGTCACGGTGTCGCCCTCGAGGATCACCGTGAAGCCGGGCAGGACCGCCAGCGTCACGATCAAGCTGAGCGCTCGCGCGGCCGACGTGCCGACCTCCCTCGGCGGGGACCAGTGGTCCTTCCACGAGATCAGCGGGCAGGTCCGCCTCTCCGCCGACTCGGGCGAGCTCAACGTGCCCTACCTGATGGTGCCGCGCTCGCTCGCGCAGGGCGACGCCAAGGGCCCGAAGCTGGACCCGGCGAAGAAGGCGACCACCAAGGTCACGCTGGTCAACAAGGGCGGAGCCCTGCCGGCCGCGATGGACTTCTACACCTGGGGTCTGTCCGACGGTCAGGACGTCGACTACGAGGCGATGGGCGGCCAGGGCTACGACCTGCGGGCGGCCGGCGTGCAGTCCTTCCCGGAGGACGACGTGATGGTCTTCGCGATCAACAACTGGGACCGCTGGTCCAACGCGGCGAGCCTGGAGCACGACGTGCTCATCGACGTGGACGGGGACGGGGTGGCCGACCAGGCTGTCTTCGCCCTCGACTACGGCCTGGTCACCAGCGGCTCCGCCGACGGCATGAACGCGGTGTTCACCATGGACCTGGCGACCGGCGCCATGGACGTCTACTACCTGGCCACCTCACCGACCGACAGCAGCACGCTGCTGATGCCGGTGCCGATGAGCGCGCTGGGCGTCACTGACGGGACGAGCTTCAGCTACGAGGTCGCCAGCTTCGACCTGGCCGGCGCGGGCTTCGACGTCATGGACGGCACGGCCGTCTACGACCCGTGGAACAAGGCGTTCGACACCGACGGCTACTACACGGAGGTCGCCCCGGGTGCCTCGCAGAAGCTGCAGATCACGGCCGACCTGGACGCCTGGCGGGAGCAGAGCCCGCTCGGTCAGATGATCGTCGTGCTCGACAACGCTGCCGGCGAGGACGAGGCACTGCTCCTGGGCAGCGGCCGATGA
- a CDS encoding sensor histidine kinase, with protein MSEAVQEHVRRSRWGGWSVRQRLLVLIVLVMTAGLTVVGAVNFGLQYGSLTERVDAELQQEVSELGQMAQRGPAQDGRPYADVSDLFFAFLTTAVAGNDEAMMGMVEGEVEIFSGGARTFEVAHEEVQTAARGLSLEPGRARVTELRSQGTQLRMLVADVRLPLETRPARFVVVKDIGQQRAEIRRYALTYGVLAVLVLGAVAGLAHLLLGRLLRPLTELRAATAATTTDDLSRRVDVSGADTDVAELVVRYNEMLDRIEAGVQQQRQFLDDAAHELRTPLTIVRGNAELLSADDPQDVEATRRLVLGEVDRMQRLVDDLLMLARVQRPDFLRTGRADVTELTVEAMDRVTALGERTWRLRAGAEGSMRMDRQRVLQAVVQLAANAVKFSEPGSAIELSSAWAVTGSPAAIGAVAAGAVEARRYLVLSVHDEGIGIPDEQQERVFERFARADNAGQAEGSGLGLAIVRVIAEAHGGAVGVASVAGEGSTFWLALPDGSAPA; from the coding sequence GTGAGCGAGGCGGTGCAGGAGCACGTCCGCCGGTCCAGGTGGGGAGGCTGGTCGGTCCGGCAGCGGCTGCTGGTGCTCATCGTGCTGGTGATGACGGCGGGGCTGACGGTGGTCGGGGCGGTGAACTTCGGGCTGCAGTACGGCTCGCTCACCGAGCGCGTCGACGCCGAGCTGCAGCAGGAGGTCTCCGAGCTGGGGCAGATGGCCCAGCGCGGCCCGGCGCAGGACGGGAGGCCCTACGCCGACGTGTCCGACCTGTTCTTCGCCTTCCTCACCACCGCGGTCGCCGGCAACGACGAGGCGATGATGGGGATGGTCGAGGGGGAGGTCGAGATCTTCTCCGGCGGGGCGCGCACCTTCGAGGTGGCGCACGAGGAGGTGCAGACGGCCGCGCGGGGCCTGTCCCTCGAACCCGGCCGGGCCCGGGTGACCGAGCTGCGCTCGCAGGGCACCCAGCTGCGGATGCTCGTCGCCGACGTCCGGCTCCCGCTGGAGACGCGACCCGCCCGCTTCGTGGTCGTCAAAGACATCGGGCAGCAGCGTGCCGAGATCCGGCGGTACGCCCTGACCTACGGCGTGCTCGCGGTGCTCGTCCTCGGGGCCGTCGCCGGGCTGGCGCACCTGCTCCTGGGGCGGCTGCTGCGCCCGCTCACCGAGCTGCGCGCCGCGACCGCCGCGACCACGACCGACGACCTGTCCCGACGGGTGGACGTCAGCGGCGCGGACACCGACGTGGCCGAGCTGGTCGTGCGCTACAACGAGATGCTGGACCGGATCGAGGCCGGCGTGCAGCAGCAGCGGCAGTTCCTCGACGACGCCGCCCACGAGCTGCGCACGCCGCTGACGATCGTGCGCGGCAACGCCGAGCTGCTCAGCGCCGACGACCCGCAGGACGTGGAGGCGACCCGCAGGCTGGTGCTCGGCGAGGTCGACCGGATGCAGCGCCTCGTCGACGACCTGCTCATGCTGGCCCGGGTCCAGCGGCCCGACTTCCTGCGGACCGGGCGGGCCGACGTCACCGAGCTCACCGTGGAGGCGATGGACCGGGTCACCGCCCTGGGGGAGCGGACGTGGCGGCTGCGCGCCGGCGCGGAGGGCAGCATGCGGATGGACCGTCAGCGGGTGCTGCAGGCGGTCGTGCAGCTGGCCGCCAACGCGGTGAAGTTCAGCGAGCCGGGCTCGGCGATCGAGCTCTCCTCGGCCTGGGCCGTGACCGGGTCGCCCGCGGCGATCGGCGCGGTGGCCGCCGGCGCCGTGGAGGCCCGGCGCTACCTCGTGCTCAGCGTGCACGACGAGGGGATCGGCATCCCCGACGAGCAGCAGGAGCGGGTCTTCGAGCGTTTCGCCCGGGCCGACAACGCCGGTCAGGCCGAGGGGTCCGGGCTCGGCCTGGCGATCGTCAGGGTCATCGCCGAGGCGCACGGCGGCGCCGTCGGGGTGGCCTCGGTGGCCGGCGAGGGGTCGACGTTCTGGCTGGCGCTCCCGGACGGGTCGGCGCCGGCCTAA
- a CDS encoding iron chelate uptake ABC transporter family permease subunit — protein sequence MTLPADQTSRRTAAHCSAVERAAGTHRIIGTPGLVVVAALVGAGAVAVALLTLSGSRPGSAPTQLILVGVALTAMLTSVVHWVLLRADVYRAREAMVWLTGSLNGITWRQIGVLAVVVALTLPLLLATARELHLVELGDDLAAGVGAPPQPVRARALLLVVLLVAATTAVCGPVAFVAFLSGPIARRLGGRASIGAAALVGAVVVVAADHVGANALPGSNIPVGVVTGLIGAPFLLWLLTRERAS from the coding sequence GTCGAGCGCGCAGCGGGGACCCACCGGATAATCGGCACGCCGGGGTTGGTGGTCGTGGCCGCCTTGGTCGGCGCGGGGGCCGTCGCCGTGGCCCTGCTCACGCTGTCCGGCTCCCGTCCGGGCTCCGCGCCGACCCAGCTGATCCTCGTCGGCGTCGCCCTCACCGCGATGCTCACCTCCGTCGTGCACTGGGTGCTGCTGCGCGCCGACGTCTACCGCGCCCGCGAGGCGATGGTCTGGCTGACGGGCAGCCTCAACGGCATCACCTGGAGGCAGATCGGCGTCCTCGCCGTGGTCGTGGCTCTCACCCTCCCGCTCCTGCTGGCCACCGCGAGGGAGCTGCACCTGGTCGAGCTGGGCGACGACCTCGCCGCCGGGGTCGGCGCCCCGCCGCAGCCGGTCCGGGCCAGGGCACTGCTGCTCGTCGTGCTGCTCGTCGCCGCCACGACCGCGGTCTGCGGTCCTGTCGCCTTCGTCGCCTTCCTCTCCGGCCCCATCGCCCGCCGCCTGGGCGGCCGGGCCTCCATCGGCGCGGCCGCGCTCGTCGGCGCGGTCGTGGTGGTGGCCGCCGACCATGTCGGCGCGAACGCCCTCCCCGGCTCCAACATCCCCGTGGGCGTGGTGACGGGGCTGATCGGCGCCCCCTTCCTGCTCTGGCTCCTCACCCGTGAAAGGGCCTCCTGA
- a CDS encoding GNAT family N-acetyltransferase: MHAGGAGPQAEPGDAGEEADGADDRKLLGTHPADHSPARARCQVLAGRRGWGDERDGVEPPGGPGQRREREDRTDDGVWAITCLFVRAGHRRRGVSRALAVAAVAHARERGARAVEAYPLLTRNVIDEELHVGTLATFEAAGLREVTRPTPRRMVMRLGLGR; encoded by the coding sequence ATCCATGCCGGGGGCGCTGGCCCTCAGGCCGAGCCCGGCGATGCCGGAGAGGAGGCAGATGGTGCCGACGACCGCAAGCTGCTTGGGACGCATCCGGCCGACCATAGCCCCGCCCGGGCCAGGTGCCAAGTCCTCGCCGGGAGGCGGGGATGGGGGGATGAACGCGACGGCGTCGAACCTCCGGGTGGTCCCGGCCAGCGACGCGAGCGGGAGGACCGGACCGACGACGGGGTCTGGGCGATCACCTGCCTGTTCGTGCGGGCCGGGCACCGCAGGCGCGGGGTGAGCAGGGCCCTCGCGGTCGCGGCGGTGGCGCACGCCCGGGAGCGCGGCGCCCGGGCGGTCGAGGCCTACCCGCTGCTGACCAGGAACGTCATCGACGAGGAGCTGCACGTCGGCACGCTGGCGACCTTCGAGGCGGCCGGGCTGCGCGAGGTGACCCGGCCCACGCCGCGGCGCATGGTGATGCGCCTCGGCCTGGGCCGGTGA